In a single window of the Bradyrhizobium sp. ORS 285 genome:
- the mepA gene encoding penicillin-insensitive murein endopeptidase, whose translation MHARLILPAALATIALAVATPVLGQDKGSVEPKALPPLANPDDPSTPAKELFARRILPSAQPTKVIGTYNRGCIAGAERMPINGEDWQVMRLSRNRNFGHPNMIALLKRLADHARKDAGWPGILVGDIGQPRGGPALSGHASHQIGLDADIWLTPMPEHRLSRNEREEMSAVMMVRPDRLDVDPRVFTKGHLAVIRAAAKEPSVQRIFVNAAIKKALCRETKGDRSWLTKVRPWWGHDYHFHIRMVCPPGNPDCHGQTDQEGGDGCDDLDYWFSDAVLHPPPPKEPPKPPQPITMAQLPPSCRAVLHAPDAKN comes from the coding sequence ATGCACGCCCGCCTGATTCTGCCCGCCGCTCTGGCCACGATCGCACTGGCCGTGGCCACGCCCGTTCTCGGCCAGGACAAGGGCAGCGTCGAGCCCAAGGCCTTGCCGCCGCTCGCCAACCCGGACGATCCGAGCACGCCGGCCAAGGAGCTGTTCGCCCGCAGGATCCTGCCCTCGGCGCAGCCGACCAAGGTGATCGGCACCTACAACCGCGGCTGCATCGCGGGCGCCGAGCGGATGCCGATCAATGGCGAGGACTGGCAGGTGATGCGGCTGTCGCGCAACCGCAATTTTGGCCACCCCAACATGATCGCGCTGCTGAAGCGCCTCGCGGATCATGCCCGCAAGGATGCCGGCTGGCCCGGAATCCTGGTCGGCGACATCGGCCAGCCGCGCGGCGGCCCGGCGCTCAGCGGCCATGCCAGTCACCAGATCGGGCTCGACGCCGACATCTGGCTGACGCCGATGCCCGAGCACCGGCTGTCGCGCAACGAGCGCGAGGAGATGTCGGCTGTCATGATGGTGCGCCCCGATCGCCTCGACGTCGATCCGCGCGTGTTCACCAAGGGGCATCTCGCCGTGATCCGCGCCGCCGCGAAGGAGCCTTCGGTGCAGCGCATCTTCGTCAACGCCGCGATCAAGAAGGCGCTTTGCCGCGAGACCAAGGGCGACCGCAGCTGGCTGACCAAGGTGCGGCCGTGGTGGGGCCACGACTATCACTTCCACATCCGCATGGTCTGCCCGCCCGGCAATCCCGACTGCCACGGCCAGACCGACCAGGAGGGCGGCGACGGTTGCGACGACCTCGACTACTGGTTCTCAGACGCGGTGCTGCATCCGCCGCCGCCGAAGGAGCCGCCCAAGCCGCCGCAGCCGATCACGATGGCGCAACTGCCGCCGAGCTGCCGCGCCGTGCTGCACGCGCCGGACGCCAAGAATTGA